In Halobaculum rubrum, the following are encoded in one genomic region:
- a CDS encoding Hvo_1808 family surface protein: MRRSAPHPLSRLGALVLALALVCTAAAPPLAAAASPAADAGTDRLADGSATASQQEARPDPESDVIGWEGGYWHNESIDVDQSDGLSDEELDAYVSRAMARVEYLREAEFDSDVPVSIITREEYRNRSSGGGSGDASRTEFNRWNDQVWEGLFIVGESTGSGDAIGQTTGSSVLGFYSPTRDEITIVTDSPDSPTIDNATLVHELVHALQDQRYDLTNETYRASTQDGDLAIDGVVEGEANYIETNYARRCGAEWECVDTPQASGGGGGGGGGPNLGVLLTLLNPYSDGPVYVNEIIEEGGWDAFDERFRNPPVSSKQVIHRTDATPRPIEFTDEGTNGWSTFPRDNPRLGQNGSDTVGEASIYAMFWYQAREYQADTIDSNSLFQTSDPYDTYNYDAEPSNGWANDRLFPYRNGEGDDAEYGYVWITEWDTEADAREFHDTYLRMLEAHDVRETDEGYYVVPDGPFADAFLVRLDGERVTIVNGPTVDDVRDIRPTMDPAETGADETESGTDATATATDTAAGEAGGDSGDNGAGGDDTSDTTEVGGAGFGFGVAAVAVAIAGLSARRRR, encoded by the coding sequence ATGCGACGATCGGCCCCGCATCCGCTCTCGCGACTCGGCGCCCTCGTGCTCGCGCTCGCGCTCGTGTGTACCGCCGCGGCGCCGCCGCTCGCTGCGGCGGCGTCCCCCGCCGCGGACGCGGGGACCGACCGGCTCGCGGACGGGAGCGCGACCGCGTCTCAACAGGAAGCCCGGCCGGACCCCGAGTCCGACGTGATCGGGTGGGAGGGCGGCTACTGGCACAACGAGAGTATCGACGTCGATCAGTCCGACGGGTTGAGCGACGAGGAACTCGACGCGTACGTGTCCCGCGCGATGGCCCGCGTCGAGTACCTCCGCGAGGCGGAGTTCGACTCCGACGTTCCGGTGTCGATCATCACCCGCGAGGAGTACCGCAACCGGAGTTCGGGCGGCGGCAGCGGCGATGCGTCCCGAACCGAGTTCAACCGCTGGAACGATCAGGTGTGGGAGGGGCTGTTCATCGTCGGCGAGTCGACCGGCTCCGGCGACGCGATCGGCCAGACCACCGGGTCGTCGGTGCTCGGCTTCTACTCGCCGACACGCGACGAGATCACGATCGTCACCGACTCGCCGGACTCGCCGACGATCGACAACGCGACGCTGGTCCACGAGCTGGTCCACGCCCTGCAGGACCAGCGCTACGACCTGACGAACGAGACGTACCGCGCCTCCACTCAGGACGGAGACCTCGCGATCGACGGCGTCGTCGAGGGGGAGGCGAACTACATCGAGACCAACTACGCCCGGCGCTGCGGCGCCGAGTGGGAGTGCGTCGACACGCCGCAAGCGAGCGGTGGCGGCGGGGGCGGCGGTGGGGGCCCCAACCTCGGCGTCCTGTTGACGCTGCTCAACCCCTACTCCGACGGGCCGGTGTACGTGAACGAGATCATCGAGGAGGGAGGCTGGGACGCCTTCGACGAGCGGTTCCGGAACCCGCCGGTCTCCTCGAAGCAGGTCATCCACCGGACCGACGCGACGCCGCGGCCCATCGAGTTCACCGACGAGGGGACGAACGGCTGGAGCACGTTCCCGCGCGACAACCCGCGGCTCGGCCAGAACGGCTCCGACACCGTGGGCGAGGCGTCGATCTACGCGATGTTCTGGTATCAGGCACGGGAGTACCAAGCCGACACGATCGACTCGAACAGCCTGTTCCAGACGAGCGACCCGTACGACACGTACAACTACGACGCCGAGCCCTCGAACGGATGGGCCAACGACCGGCTGTTCCCGTACCGAAACGGCGAGGGTGACGACGCCGAGTACGGCTACGTGTGGATCACCGAGTGGGACACCGAGGCCGACGCGCGGGAGTTCCACGACACGTACCTCCGGATGCTCGAGGCCCACGACGTCCGCGAGACCGACGAAGGGTACTACGTCGTCCCCGACGGCCCCTTCGCCGACGCGTTCCTCGTCAGACTCGACGGCGAGCGGGTCACGATCGTGAACGGCCCAACCGTCGACGACGTGCGGGACATCCGTCCGACGATGGACCCCGCCGAAACGGGGGCCGACGAAACCGAGAGCGGAACCGACGCGACGGCCACAGCAACGGACACTGCCGCCGGTGAGGCCGGCGGCGACAGCGGGGACAACGGCGCGGGCGGCGACGACACGTCCGACACGACCGAGGTCGGCGGCGCCGGGTTCGGGTTCGGGGTCGCGGCCGTCGCGGTGGCGATCGCGGGACTGTCGGCTCGGCGGCGCCGCTGA
- a CDS encoding TIGR00296 family protein, with translation MSEAKAVRLTYEDGARAVELARESVEAFVLQGQREQPGSMRDAFYARTGAFVRLQSTRGRGRMRGCAGSYRGKDQLGHAIVEAAIKAASDDTGGSELEPKELDSVVVSACVVSGVTLTNDPVEDLELGRHGVAIDHNGKHGWLYPTIPVENDWSKERFLSRVCRKAGLSPMAWQDDDTMVTLIDGQVFREREDGGSVEQL, from the coding sequence ATGTCCGAAGCGAAGGCCGTGCGGCTCACCTACGAGGACGGTGCACGCGCGGTCGAACTCGCTCGGGAGTCGGTCGAAGCGTTCGTCCTCCAGGGCCAGCGTGAACAGCCCGGGAGTATGCGCGACGCGTTCTACGCCAGGACGGGCGCGTTCGTCCGGCTCCAGTCCACCCGCGGCCGCGGGCGGATGCGAGGCTGTGCCGGGTCGTATCGAGGGAAAGACCAGCTCGGTCACGCCATCGTCGAGGCGGCGATCAAGGCGGCCTCCGACGACACCGGCGGCTCCGAACTGGAGCCGAAGGAGCTCGACTCCGTGGTCGTCTCCGCGTGTGTCGTCTCCGGCGTCACGCTCACCAACGACCCCGTGGAGGACCTCGAGCTCGGCCGCCACGGCGTCGCAATCGACCACAACGGCAAGCACGGCTGGCTGTACCCGACGATCCCGGTCGAGAACGACTGGAGCAAGGAACGGTTCCTCTCGCGTGTCTGCCGTAAGGCCGGCCTCTCGCCGATGGCATGGCAGGACGACGACACGATGGTGACGCTCATCGACGGCCAGGTGTTCCGCGAGCGCGAGGACGGCGGCTCCGTCGAACAGCTGTAA
- a CDS encoding MBL fold metallo-hydrolase, with protein sequence MATEIDPGEYAPVPECTDLYYLDTDMYDTANYGSVYLLDAERPAVIDTGLGNNREFLFDALDEIGMTPEFILPTHVHLDHAGGAGFLAERYPDATVMIHETGVEHLVDPERLVEGTKAAVGDQWQFYVEPEPIPEERIESLSGGETIDLGDRDLDVHHAPGHAPHQVVFHDRGDDVVFTADATGIYVPQLDTIEQTSPPSQFDLHGCQDDADMIRDLDPRYLCFGHFGPREFEDDMLAGYKRTLAEWVEAVRQRREVLDDDEAVLDHFAEHAPRDLIDVWGERKAREEQRMNTRGVLGYLDYMENRNETI encoded by the coding sequence ATGGCCACGGAGATCGATCCCGGCGAGTACGCCCCCGTTCCCGAGTGTACGGACCTATACTATCTCGATACCGATATGTACGACACCGCGAACTACGGCTCGGTGTACCTCCTCGACGCCGAGCGCCCTGCGGTGATCGACACCGGACTCGGGAACAACCGCGAGTTCCTCTTCGACGCGCTCGACGAGATCGGGATGACGCCCGAGTTCATCCTCCCCACACACGTCCACCTCGACCACGCCGGCGGTGCCGGCTTTCTCGCGGAGCGCTACCCGGACGCGACGGTGATGATCCACGAGACCGGCGTGGAGCACCTCGTCGACCCGGAGCGACTCGTCGAGGGCACGAAGGCCGCCGTCGGCGACCAGTGGCAGTTCTACGTCGAACCGGAACCGATCCCCGAAGAGCGGATCGAGTCGCTCTCGGGCGGCGAGACGATCGACCTGGGCGACCGAGACCTGGACGTCCACCACGCGCCGGGCCACGCTCCCCACCAGGTCGTCTTCCACGACCGCGGCGACGACGTGGTGTTCACCGCCGACGCCACCGGCATCTACGTCCCGCAACTGGACACCATCGAGCAGACCTCCCCCCCGTCGCAGTTCGACCTCCACGGCTGTCAGGACGACGCCGACATGATCCGCGACCTCGACCCGCGATACCTCTGTTTCGGCCACTTCGGCCCCCGCGAGTTCGAGGACGACATGCTCGCCGGCTACAAGCGCACGCTCGCCGAGTGGGTCGAGGCGGTGCGTCAGCGGCGCGAAGTGCTGGACGACGACGAGGCCGTCCTCGACCACTTCGCCGAACACGCGCCCCGGGACCTCATCGACGTGTGGGGCGAGCGGAAGGCCCGAGAGGAACAGCGGATGAACACTCGCGGCGTGCTCGGCTACCTCGATTACATGGAGAACCGGAACGAGACGATCTGA
- a CDS encoding lipoate--protein ligase family protein, whose amino-acid sequence MLAEAGESGLPALRVWAPGRSLAFGRRDAHADGYARATAAAREHGFPPVERSVGGRAVAYAESTLAFAHAIPLDDARVGLNDRYEDATSTLVAALRDAGADVERGEPPASYCPGDYSVRVAGGGKVAGIAQRVRQDAALVSGCVTVAERGPIRAVLAAVYDALGVPFDPESVGSVARAGGPNGPTAVREALEAGFVEGREVEVRNVADLPAGDG is encoded by the coding sequence ATGCTCGCGGAGGCCGGAGAGTCGGGCCTCCCCGCGCTCCGCGTGTGGGCGCCGGGTCGCTCGCTCGCCTTCGGCCGCCGCGACGCACACGCCGACGGTTACGCCCGAGCGACGGCGGCGGCCCGCGAGCACGGCTTCCCCCCGGTCGAGCGCTCCGTCGGCGGCCGGGCGGTCGCGTACGCCGAGTCGACGCTAGCGTTCGCCCACGCGATACCGCTTGACGACGCTCGGGTCGGCCTGAACGACCGCTACGAGGACGCGACCTCGACGCTCGTCGCCGCCCTCCGCGACGCCGGCGCCGACGTGGAACGGGGGGAGCCGCCGGCCTCGTACTGCCCGGGCGACTACTCCGTCCGCGTCGCGGGCGGCGGCAAGGTCGCGGGTATCGCCCAGCGCGTCCGCCAGGACGCCGCGCTCGTCTCCGGGTGCGTCACCGTCGCCGAGCGCGGGCCGATCCGGGCGGTGCTCGCCGCCGTCTACGACGCGCTCGGCGTGCCGTTCGATCCGGAGTCGGTCGGCTCCGTGGCGCGGGCGGGCGGCCCGAACGGTCCGACCGCGGTGCGGGAGGCGCTTGAAGCCGGGTTTGTCGAGGGTCGCGAGGTCGAGGTGCGCAACGTGGCCGACCTTCCGGCGGGCGACGGCTGA
- a CDS encoding AMP-dependent synthetase/ligase, with protein MDLRQAEREYDPGVTRDSLAATFDASAREHADRVAQRYKGGVYDRTLVRAGVVDAAPDGDFADLTYAEMRDLVRRLSAGFRELGVAAGDRVGIFSNTRMEWAHSDFALLGAGAVVTTVYESSSTDQVRHLLDDPGASGVVVENRDLLERVLAVEDDLDLEFVVLVDGEAHERDDVYTLGEVHDLGAAVDPGDGWVIDRDLDDLASLIYTSGTTGTPKGAELTHRNFLANVDQCMRRFGDRPDKPADVPVVDEESVTLSFLPLAHVFERLAGHFMMYAAGATVAYAESPDTLREDFGLVRPSTATSVPRVYEKLYAAIREQAAESSVKERIFNWATAVGREHHRADDPGVALRTRYAVADRLVFSNVKEALGGNVDFFISGGGSLSADLCELYHGMGVPILEGYGLTETAPVVAVNPPEEPKVGTIGPPVSDVDVRVDDEVGAIDGDDGEVGELLVRGPNVFRGYRNLPEATEAAFVEIDGERWFRTGDVVAIREDGYIAFRERAKQLMKLSTGKYVPPGAIEDSFAASEYVEQAMVIGDSRKFVSAIVVLNIPAVREWGDTQGHDLPDDDDALCRDDRVRELVRTEVDRVNEDFEAHETIKQFRVVAEEFSEENDLLTPTMKKKRRNILERYADDIGSMYAES; from the coding sequence ATGGATCTGCGCCAGGCGGAACGCGAGTACGACCCCGGGGTCACCCGGGACTCGCTGGCGGCGACGTTCGACGCGAGCGCCCGCGAGCACGCCGACCGGGTGGCACAGCGGTACAAGGGCGGGGTGTACGATCGGACGCTCGTCCGCGCGGGCGTCGTCGACGCCGCCCCCGACGGCGATTTCGCGGACCTCACGTACGCCGAGATGCGTGACCTCGTACGTCGGCTCTCGGCGGGCTTCCGCGAACTCGGCGTCGCCGCGGGCGACCGCGTCGGGATCTTCTCGAACACGCGCATGGAGTGGGCCCACAGCGACTTCGCCCTGCTCGGCGCGGGCGCGGTCGTCACGACGGTGTACGAGTCGTCGTCGACCGATCAGGTTCGACACCTCCTCGACGACCCCGGCGCCTCCGGCGTCGTCGTCGAGAACCGCGACCTGCTGGAGCGCGTGCTCGCCGTCGAGGACGACCTCGATCTGGAGTTCGTCGTCCTCGTCGACGGCGAGGCACACGAGCGTGACGACGTGTACACGCTCGGGGAGGTCCACGACCTCGGCGCCGCGGTCGACCCCGGCGACGGCTGGGTGATCGACCGCGACCTCGACGACCTCGCGAGCCTCATCTACACCTCGGGCACCACCGGCACCCCGAAGGGCGCCGAACTCACTCACCGAAACTTCCTCGCCAACGTCGACCAGTGCATGCGACGGTTCGGCGACCGTCCGGACAAACCGGCCGACGTCCCGGTCGTCGACGAGGAGAGCGTCACCCTGTCGTTTCTCCCCCTCGCGCACGTGTTCGAGCGCCTCGCCGGGCACTTCATGATGTACGCGGCGGGCGCGACCGTGGCGTACGCCGAGTCGCCAGACACGCTCCGGGAGGACTTCGGGCTCGTTCGCCCGTCGACGGCGACGAGCGTCCCCCGCGTCTACGAGAAGCTGTACGCCGCGATCCGCGAGCAGGCGGCCGAGTCGAGCGTGAAAGAGCGGATCTTCAACTGGGCAACCGCCGTCGGCCGCGAGCACCACCGCGCCGACGACCCCGGCGTCGCCCTGCGGACCCGCTATGCGGTGGCCGACCGCCTCGTCTTCTCGAACGTGAAGGAGGCGCTCGGCGGCAACGTCGACTTCTTCATCTCCGGCGGCGGGTCGCTGTCGGCGGATCTCTGCGAGCTGTACCACGGGATGGGCGTCCCCATCCTGGAGGGATACGGGCTCACCGAGACGGCGCCGGTCGTCGCCGTGAACCCTCCGGAAGAGCCGAAAGTCGGCACCATCGGGCCGCCCGTTTCCGACGTGGACGTCCGCGTCGACGACGAGGTCGGTGCGATCGACGGTGACGACGGCGAGGTGGGCGAGCTGCTCGTTCGCGGACCGAACGTCTTCCGGGGCTACCGGAACCTCCCGGAGGCGACCGAGGCGGCGTTCGTCGAGATCGACGGCGAGCGGTGGTTCCGTACGGGCGACGTGGTCGCGATCCGCGAGGACGGGTACATCGCCTTCCGCGAGCGCGCCAAGCAGCTCATGAAGCTCTCGACGGGCAAGTACGTCCCGCCGGGGGCCATCGAGGACTCCTTCGCCGCCTCCGAGTACGTCGAGCAGGCGATGGTGATCGGCGACTCGAGGAAGTTCGTCTCCGCGATCGTCGTCCTGAACATCCCCGCCGTACGCGAGTGGGGCGACACGCAGGGGCACGATCTTCCCGACGACGACGACGCGCTGTGTCGCGACGATCGAGTACGGGAACTCGTCCGGACGGAGGTCGACCGCGTCAACGAGGACTTCGAGGCCCACGAGACGATCAAGCAGTTCCGGGTCGTCGCCGAGGAGTTCTCGGAGGAGAACGACCTGCTCACCCCCACGATGAAGAAGAAGCGACGCAACATCCTCGAGCGGTACGCCGACGACATCGGGAGCATGTACGCGGAGTCGTGA
- a CDS encoding cysteine hydrolase family protein: MVSDQDAFDSSRTAVVVVDMQNGFCHPDGSLYAEPSAAAIDPVRTLVERASDAGARVVYTRDVHPSEQFEDTHYYDEFDRWGEHVVEGSWDAELVEDLPTRDADHVVEKHTYDAFHDTELEGWLDARGVDDLLICGTLANVCVLHTAGSAGLRDYRPVVVEDALGYITEDHREYAVDHADWLFGETATLADVTFV; encoded by the coding sequence ATGGTCTCAGATCAGGACGCGTTCGACTCCTCCCGAACCGCCGTCGTCGTCGTCGACATGCAGAACGGGTTCTGTCACCCCGACGGGAGCCTCTACGCCGAGCCCAGCGCGGCGGCCATCGATCCCGTCCGGACGCTCGTCGAGCGCGCGAGCGACGCCGGCGCGCGCGTCGTCTACACCCGAGACGTCCACCCGTCCGAACAGTTCGAGGACACCCATTACTACGACGAGTTCGACCGCTGGGGCGAACACGTCGTCGAGGGGAGTTGGGACGCGGAACTCGTCGAGGACCTCCCGACGAGGGACGCGGATCACGTCGTCGAGAAACACACCTACGACGCGTTCCACGACACCGAGTTGGAGGGGTGGCTCGACGCCCGCGGCGTCGACGACCTGCTGATCTGTGGAACGCTCGCGAACGTCTGCGTCCTTCACACCGCCGGCTCCGCGGGGCTGCGCGATTACCGGCCGGTCGTCGTCGAGGACGCGCTCGGGTACATCACCGAGGACCACCGCGAGTACGCCGTCGACCACGCCGACTGGCTGTTCGGCGAGACCGCGACGCTGGCGGACGTGACGTTCGTGTAG
- a CDS encoding nicotinate phosphoribosyltransferase, translated as MTSSPPAFDIVGADAVRDGSATDAYFDRTVETLRHADRNPTVVAEVTADQFPDGDFELFAGVKDAAALLAGHAVDADALPEGTLFDGGPVLRIEGTYLEFAALETSLLGFLSHASGVATAALECRRAAPESNVLSFGARHVHPSIAAMVERSALVGGFDGFSHVAAGETLGREPSGTMPHALLICFGRGNQADAWRAFDEAVPESVPRIALCDTFSDEKEEVLRAVETLGDRLDGVRLDTTGSRRGDFRHIVREVQWELDARGYPDVDVFLSGGLGPTELRSLRDVADGFGVGGYVSNADPVDFALDIVEVDGEPAAKRGKLSGVKEVYRTPDGGHHVGLRGREGPDGGESLMEPLIRDGEVVREFDIDDAAGRALADATAVGFGGE; from the coding sequence ATGACCTCCTCGCCCCCCGCGTTCGACATCGTCGGGGCCGACGCCGTCCGCGACGGGTCGGCGACGGACGCGTACTTCGATCGGACCGTCGAGACGCTGCGCCACGCCGACCGGAACCCGACGGTCGTCGCCGAGGTGACCGCCGACCAGTTCCCCGACGGCGACTTCGAACTGTTCGCGGGTGTGAAGGACGCTGCCGCGCTGTTGGCCGGGCATGCGGTCGACGCGGACGCGCTCCCCGAGGGAACGCTGTTCGACGGCGGTCCGGTGCTCCGCATCGAGGGGACGTACCTGGAGTTCGCGGCGCTGGAGACCTCGCTGCTCGGCTTCCTCTCGCACGCCTCCGGCGTCGCCACGGCGGCGCTGGAGTGTCGCCGCGCGGCGCCCGAGTCGAACGTGCTCTCCTTCGGCGCGCGTCACGTCCACCCCTCGATCGCCGCGATGGTCGAGCGCAGCGCGCTCGTCGGCGGCTTCGACGGCTTCTCGCACGTCGCCGCCGGCGAGACGCTCGGTCGCGAGCCGTCGGGGACGATGCCCCACGCGCTGCTCATCTGCTTCGGCCGCGGCAACCAGGCGGACGCCTGGCGCGCCTTCGACGAGGCCGTCCCCGAGTCGGTGCCGCGGATCGCGCTGTGTGACACCTTCTCCGACGAGAAGGAGGAGGTGCTCCGGGCGGTCGAGACGCTCGGCGACCGCCTCGACGGCGTCCGCCTCGACACCACCGGCTCCCGCCGGGGCGACTTCCGCCACATCGTCCGCGAGGTGCAGTGGGAGCTCGACGCCCGCGGCTACCCCGACGTCGACGTGTTCCTCTCGGGTGGACTCGGGCCGACCGAACTCCGGAGCCTCCGGGACGTCGCCGACGGGTTCGGCGTCGGCGGCTACGTCTCCAACGCAGACCCCGTCGACTTCGCGCTCGACATCGTCGAGGTCGACGGCGAACCGGCGGCCAAGCGCGGGAAGCTCTCTGGCGTGAAGGAGGTGTACCGCACGCCCGACGGGGGCCACCACGTCGGTCTCCGCGGGCGCGAGGGCCCCGACGGCGGCGAGTCGCTCATGGAACCGCTGATCCGCGACGGCGAGGTCGTTCGGGAGTTCGACATCGACGACGCGGCGGGGCGGGCGCTGGCGGACGCGACGGCGGTCGGGTTCGGCGGGGAGTAG
- a CDS encoding DUF7529 family protein — MAGSHPLAGYTEFWDDVMADMEATAEEYREAGWNVLELHPGDVTPLPNVSTDGTGIEVDRTGFDVLLPGDEFAAAQELVEGLEVTDETSAAFDEYDAYRARQSDVVFLVVVMKAETAGEAVAFPLYYAEEQAEPMLERADAAGELRAYLRPLDDSERVVFSLSDPETLFPENRDEPTTEE; from the coding sequence ATGGCCGGTAGCCACCCGCTCGCTGGATACACCGAGTTCTGGGACGACGTGATGGCCGACATGGAGGCCACCGCCGAGGAGTACCGCGAGGCGGGCTGGAACGTGCTCGAACTCCACCCGGGCGACGTGACGCCCCTGCCCAACGTCTCCACCGACGGCACGGGGATCGAGGTGGACCGCACCGGGTTCGACGTGCTCCTCCCGGGCGACGAGTTCGCCGCCGCACAGGAACTCGTCGAGGGGCTGGAGGTGACCGACGAGACTTCGGCGGCGTTCGACGAGTACGACGCCTACCGCGCCCGGCAGTCGGATGTGGTGTTCCTCGTCGTCGTGATGAAAGCCGAGACCGCCGGCGAGGCGGTCGCGTTCCCGCTGTACTACGCCGAGGAGCAGGCCGAACCGATGCTGGAACGCGCCGATGCCGCGGGCGAACTCCGCGCGTACCTCCGCCCGCTCGACGACTCCGAGCGCGTCGTGTTCTCGCTGTCGGACCCCGAGACGCTGTTCCCCGAGAACCGGGACGAACCCACGACCGAGGAGTAA
- a CDS encoding dihydroorotase — protein MSTLFRNATLADGRVRDVLVEGETIARVADGGTVGRVDAADDVGCDGKHLLPGAIDAHVHFREPGFAHKEDWHTGSRSAAAGGVTTVVDQPNTDPPTVTGAAVDEKADLAAKSLVDFGINGGVTADWDPDSLFERPLFALGEVFLADSTGDMGIEADLFADAVARAAAEDTVVTVHAEDADLFDRAALDRAGDGTGRDADVDAWSAYRTAEAEAAAVERALEVGADSDAAIHIAHTSTPEGIDAASDAGATCEVTPHHLFLSREDAGDLGTFGRMNPPLRSEKRREAVFERVADGTVDIVATDHAPHTRAEKAASVRDAPSGVPGVETMLPLLLQEVREGTLELERVRDLVAANPAAIFDVPGKGRIAEGADADLVLVDLDSAREIRGDDLHSTCGWTPFERREAVFPELTLVRGYVAYDARGDGEAFGDAIGENVRG, from the coding sequence ATGAGCACGCTGTTCAGGAACGCCACGCTCGCGGACGGCCGCGTCCGCGACGTGCTGGTCGAGGGCGAGACGATCGCGCGGGTGGCGGACGGAGGCACCGTCGGTCGCGTCGACGCAGCCGACGACGTCGGCTGCGACGGAAAGCATCTCCTCCCGGGCGCTATCGACGCGCACGTCCACTTCCGCGAGCCGGGATTCGCGCACAAGGAGGACTGGCACACCGGGTCGCGCTCGGCCGCCGCCGGCGGCGTCACCACCGTCGTCGACCAGCCGAACACCGACCCGCCGACAGTGACGGGCGCGGCAGTCGACGAGAAGGCCGACCTCGCGGCGAAGTCGCTCGTCGACTTCGGGATCAACGGGGGCGTCACGGCCGACTGGGACCCCGACTCGCTGTTCGAGCGCCCGCTGTTCGCGCTCGGGGAGGTGTTCCTCGCCGACTCCACCGGCGACATGGGGATCGAGGCGGACCTGTTCGCCGACGCCGTCGCCCGCGCGGCCGCCGAGGACACGGTCGTCACCGTCCACGCGGAGGACGCGGACCTGTTCGACCGGGCGGCCCTGGATCGCGCCGGCGACGGAACCGGCCGCGACGCCGATGTCGACGCCTGGAGCGCCTACCGAACCGCCGAAGCCGAGGCCGCCGCCGTCGAGCGCGCGCTGGAGGTCGGCGCCGACTCCGACGCCGCCATCCACATCGCCCACACCTCGACGCCGGAGGGGATCGACGCCGCCAGCGACGCGGGCGCCACCTGCGAGGTGACGCCGCACCACCTGTTCCTCTCGCGTGAGGACGCCGGCGACCTCGGCACCTTCGGCCGGATGAACCCGCCGCTCCGCAGCGAGAAACGTCGGGAGGCGGTGTTCGAGCGCGTCGCCGACGGCACGGTCGACATCGTCGCCACCGACCACGCTCCCCACACCCGCGCGGAGAAGGCGGCGAGCGTCCGGGATGCCCCCTCGGGCGTACCCGGCGTCGAGACGATGCTCCCGCTGCTCTTGCAGGAGGTCCGCGAGGGCACCCTCGAGTTGGAGCGCGTGCGCGACCTCGTCGCCGCGAACCCGGCGGCGATCTTCGACGTGCCGGGGAAGGGGCGGATCGCGGAGGGCGCCGACGCAGACCTCGTGCTCGTCGACCTCGACTCGGCCCGCGAGATCCGCGGCGACGACCTCCACTCGACGTGCGGGTGGACGCCGTTCGAGCGCCGTGAAGCAGTCTTCCCGGAGTTGACCCTCGTCCGCGGATACGTCGCGTACGACGCCCGCGGCGACGGCGAGGCGTTCGGGGACGCGATCGGCGAGAACGTTCGCGGGTAG